Below is a window of Selenihalanaerobacter shriftii DNA.
TAATGTTTATTTAATTCTTGACTAATATTATATCAAAGTTATCCACTGGTAACAACTAATTATGGGTAAGAAAAAAACCGGGATTGCTCCCGATTAAAAATTACAATATTAAATTAGATATTCAACTTTAATTAAATTTGTAATAATCTAAGCTCTAATATCTATATTATTACCTAAATGAGGTTGAGCAGCTCTTTTGATTTCCTTAGTAGTCTCTTCCATACCTTCTATTAGTTTGCTAACTGTAGGGCCATCTTGACTCATGGCTTTCTGAAGAGTAGCCATACCAAGAGCTTGTCTCACACTTGTTATTTGACTTTGCATTGCAGAAGATATATTCAATTTTATCACCTCATTATATAAGTTTATATCTTTTTATCTATAATTAAGCCAACCATTTCTTTGATCTTGCCTAGCATATCTAATGTTTCTTTTGGAGGGATTTCTTTAATTACTTCATGATTTTGTGTATTTACTATTTTAACCATCATTCTTTTAGACTTTTTATGTAGTTTAAATTCTAATTCTTCATGAAAGGTTTGGACAGCTTCGTTAAGTTTATCTACTCCTTCTTTTATATCTTTTTTATTAGGGTCTTTTTTTTCTAATTTTTCTGTATTAGGATTATTACCAGTAGTCTGATTAGTTTTACTTGTCTTTTTGGCATCTTGAGCTTGACTAGTTTGAGAAGACACTGTATCTGCTGACTGACTTCCATTAACCTCAGAAATTTTCATTCTCCACCCCTCCTTTCTTATGTGAGTTATTTAAATTACTATCTTCAAAAATATTCTTATCCTGAAATATAATCTTGGAGTTGTTGCTCATAAAAGCTAACATAATTCGAATCTATATTGTCTTTTAAACCTTCAATATATTTTGATTTAATAATTTCTATGAGTTCATCGGGAATATTAAAACTCAAAAAATCCTTTGGAATTCCTGAAATATTAAATAAATTATAAATCTCATCAAGCTGTTCTTTATTTGCAAATTCAACAAATCTCCTAGGAACCCACTGATTACCATGTGAATACATATTTAATAGCTTATCTTTTTCTTCACTATAATTATGAGCATATTCTTTTGAACCTTCTAATGTATTTAATAGAGCACTAGACATCTTGTTCAATTTTGATAATATAAATACTTTTTTAAGATCAAAAGATTTATTAATCTTTTGAGTTCTTGTCTTCGCAAAAGGCACTTCAAATTTTTTAGAAATAATATTCCAAAACCTATCTTCATCGTCCTTTAAAATTTCAAAAGGAACTATTAAAACATTATCAAAATACCTTCTGTAACATTTTAAAATAAATTTAAGATCTAATGAATACTTAAGTAAGTTATACTGATCATGAACAAAATTTTCAGCACAACCATTCCAACCCTGTTTAATAGCTTGAACAAAAACAGACTTCATCCATGAAATTGGATCCCTCACAACAATCAATAGGTTTGTTGTTGTACCTGATAATTGACCAAGAATACGACTAGAATAATCAATAAATTCAGGTATTTTATGCTGAAATTCAACCTCATTCATATATGCTGAAGAAAAGCCTTCATTACTTATAACGAGTTTCTGACCTTCCTGATAATTTATGTCTGTATTGATATCCACTTTAAGATTTTTATTTAAGTTGCCTTTTTTTACAGCAGATCGCAATTGTTCAAGAAACTTAATATTACCTTTCCATGATAAAGAATATGATTCATCTTTTAACCATATATTCTGCATATATGTAGAAGCAGTCTTCGGCATTCCTATGTGTAAAAAACCAACATCCATTTAGTTTCACCTACTCCTTTCAAAAACTTTATTCTAGTCAACTAAAACACATAAACTTTGACTAATTAATAATTCAAATTATAATCTTCATTAGCTTGATAATAATCTTTTTTCTGTCCAATATCTATCCAGTATTCCCTGATAGGGAAACTTCCTACATTGTTACTGTCATTTAAAGCTGAGTTAATAACGTCAGTAATATCAAAAAAATCATTTTTAGGAATATATTTTATCATCTCTGGATTTAAACAATAAATCCCAGCGTTGATAAAGTAATAATAACTAGGCTTTTCTTCTAAGCTTCTAACCTTTACTTCGTCTATATTTACTACCCCATAAGGTGATTGATATTCATATTTTCTAGTTGCCATTGTTAAATCAAATTTATTGTTCTGATGAAATGCCATAAAACTTCTAAAATTCACTTCTGTTAAAATGTCACCATTCATTACAAAAATAGGTTTCCCATTTAATTTATCCTCAGCCAACTTTAAAGCCCCTGCTGTTCCTAACCTTTTGTTTTCTCTAATATAATCAATATTTGCTCCAAATTTGCTCCCATTCCCAAAATAACTCTCAATTATCTCGCTCTTATAATTAACGGCAATTAAAAAATTGTGGTAACCATATTCTTTAAATTGATCAATAATTATTTCTAAAATTGGCTTATTACCTACAGTCAACATTGGTTTAGGAATATCATCGGTTAAAGGTCTTAATCTTGTCCCTAGGCCGCCAGCCATTAGAATAACATAATTTTCTTTCTCTTCTGTTCCAATAATATTATCTAATAGAACTAAATCAACAACTCTATTATCATCATCTAATAATGGAATTTGATGAATCATTTTATTCTTTTTAAAGGTCTTTTCTATTATCTGCTTAGAAGCAGTTACTGGCAACCAAGTATAATCTGTATTCATTATTTGACAGACTGATTCTGTTAAAGCTAATTTATTCAATATTGCTCTTCGAATATCTCCGTCAGTAATTGTACCTAAAAGGTGTTGTTCTTCATCTACTACTAAAGCTATCTGCCTCCGCCCTTTATCTACTGCTTCTATAGCTCTTTCAATACTGCTTTCAGCATAGACTAATAAATCTTCTATATCCCATTTAACCATGACTTTTACCTCCCTGTTAAATTGGCAATTTTCTTTTCTAGTCTTTCAACACGTTTCTCTAAAGAATTTATTCTTTGCAAATAATTAATTCCTAATTTAGTTCCTATCTTCAAATCAGCCTTCTTTACAATGTTATTTTCTTTTATTTTTGTGACCAAAACCATATTATCTTTTGTTTTAACTTTAACTCCTCTATTAGTTGTACCAATTATTTGCCCAGGGTTTCCAATAAAATTAGGAGAATCAAGCAATTCACAATCTAAAACTTTTATTTCCTTACCATCTATAAATGTAACTGCACCTGGACCAGGAGGCACTAACGCTCGAATAAAGTTATAAACATCTTTACTAACTTTATTCCAATTAATTATTTCATCTCCTTCACATC
It encodes the following:
- a CDS encoding putative motility protein; this encodes MNISSAMQSQITSVRQALGMATLQKAMSQDGPTVSKLIEGMEETTKEIKRAAQPHLGNNIDIRA
- a CDS encoding flagellar protein FlaG: MKISEVNGSQSADTVSSQTSQAQDAKKTSKTNQTTGNNPNTEKLEKKDPNKKDIKEGVDKLNEAVQTFHEELEFKLHKKSKRMMVKIVNTQNHEVIKEIPPKETLDMLGKIKEMVGLIIDKKI
- a CDS encoding nucleotidyltransferase family protein — encoded protein: MVKWDIEDLLVYAESSIERAIEAVDKGRRQIALVVDEEQHLLGTITDGDIRRAILNKLALTESVCQIMNTDYTWLPVTASKQIIEKTFKKNKMIHQIPLLDDDNRVVDLVLLDNIIGTEEKENYVILMAGGLGTRLRPLTDDIPKPMLTVGNKPILEIIIDQFKEYGYHNFLIAVNYKSEIIESYFGNGSKFGANIDYIRENKRLGTAGALKLAEDKLNGKPIFVMNGDILTEVNFRSFMAFHQNNKFDLTMATRKYEYQSPYGVVNIDEVKVRSLEEKPSYYYFINAGIYCLNPEMIKYIPKNDFFDITDVINSALNDSNNVGSFPIREYWIDIGQKKDYYQANEDYNLNY